One genomic window of Arvicola amphibius chromosome 4, mArvAmp1.2, whole genome shotgun sequence includes the following:
- the LOC119813723 gene encoding keratin-associated protein 2-1, with protein sequence MTGSCCGSFSSQSCGGCCQPCCCRDPCCCRPVSCQTTVCRPVTCVPHFTRPICEPCRRPICCDPCSLQQGCCRPITCCPTSCTAVVCRPCCWASTCCQPISVQAPCCRPPCCQPAPCRTTCRTSPCNTCC encoded by the coding sequence ATGACCGGCTCCTGCTGTGGCTCCTTCTCCTCCCAGAGCTGTGGaggctgctgccagccctgctgctgccgCGACCCCTGCTGCTGCCGCCCAGTGTCCTGCCAGACCACAGTGTGCCGCCCAGTGACCTGCGTGCCCCACTTCACCAGGCCCATCTGTGAGCCCTGCCGCCGCCCCATCTGCTGTGACCCCTGCAGCCTGCAGCAGGGCTGCTGTCGCCCCATCACCTGCTGCCCCACCTCTTGCACAGCTGTGGTCTGCAGACCCTGCTGCTGGGCATCCACCTGCTGCCAGCCCATCTCTGTGCAGGCTCCCTGCTGCAGGCCTCCCTGCTGCCAGCCTGCCCCCTGCCGCACCACCTGCAGGACCTCCCCCTGCAACACCTGCTGCTGA
- the LOC119813727 gene encoding keratin-associated protein 2-1-like: MTGSCCGSFSSQSCGGCCQPCCCRDPCCCRPVSCQTTVCRPVTCVPHFTRPICEPCRRPICCDPCSLQQGCCHPITCCPTSCTAVVCRPCCWASTCCQPISVQAPCCRPPCCQPAPCRTTCRTSPCNTCC, translated from the coding sequence ATGACCGGCTCCTGCTGTGGCTCCTTCTCCTCCCAGAGCTGTGGaggctgctgccagccctgctgctgccgCGACCCCTGCTGCTGCCGCCCAGTGTCCTGCCAGACCACAGTGTGCCGCCCTGTGACCTGCGTGCCCCACTTCACCAGGCCCATCTGTGAGCCCTGCCGCCGCCCCATCTGCTGTGACCCCTGCAGCCTGCAGCAGGGCTGCTGTCACCCCATCACCTGCTGCCCCACCTCTTGCACAGCTGTGGTCTGCAGACCCTGCTGCTGGGCCTCCACCTGCTGCCAGCCCATCTCTGTGCAGGCTCCCTGCTGCAGGCCCCCCTGCTGCCAGCCTGCCCCCTGCCGCACCACCTGCAGGACCTCCCCCTGCAACacctgctgctga
- the LOC119812337 gene encoding keratin-associated protein 2-1 translates to MTGSCCGSFSSQSCGGCCQPCCCRDPCCCRPVSCQTTVCRPVTCVPHFTRPICEPCRRPICCDPCSLQQGCCRPITCCPTSCTAVVCRPCCWASTCCQPISVQAPCCRPPCCQPAPCRTTCRTSPCNTCC, encoded by the coding sequence ATGACCGGCTCCTGCTGTGGCTCCTTCTCCTCCCAGAGCTGTGGaggctgctgccagccctgctgctgccgCGACCCCTGCTGCTGCCGCCCAGTGTCCTGCCAGACCACAGTGTGCCGCCCTGTGACCTGCGTGCCCCACTTCACCAGGCCCATCTGTGAGCCCTGCCGCCGCCCCATCTGCTGTGACCCCTGCAGCCTGCAGCAGGGCTGCTGTCGCCCCATCACCTGCTGCCCCACCTCTTGCACAGCTGTGGTCTGCAGACCCTGCTGCTGGGCCTCCACCTGCTGCCAGCCCATCTCTGTGCAGGCTCCCTGCTGCAGGCCCCCCTGCTGCCAGCCTGCCCCCTGCCGCACCACCTGCAGGACCTCCCCCTGCAACACCTGCTGCTGA
- the LOC119813267 gene encoding keratin-associated protein 9-3-like produces MACCATSFCGFPTCSTGGTCGSSCCQPSCCQPSCCQPSCSQSSCCQPSCCQPSCCQPTCCQPSCCGTGSGQEGGSGGVSCRVRWCRPDCRVEGTCLPPCCVVSSTPPTCCQLHHAQASCCRPSYCGQSCCRPACCCHCCPPSCSEPTC; encoded by the coding sequence ATGGCCTGCTGTGCTACTAGCTTCTGTGGCTTTCCCACATGCTCCACCGGTGGTACCTGTGGCTCtagctgctgccagcccagctgttgtcagcccagctgctgccagcccagctgctcccagtccagctgctgccagcccagctgttgtcagcccagctgctgccagcccacCTGCTGCCAACCAAGCTGCTGTGGAACTGGCAGTGGCCAGGAGGGTGGCAGTGGAGGCGTGAGCTGCCGTGTCAGATGGTGCCGCCCAGACTGCCGCGTGGAGGGCACCTGCCTGCCCCCCTGCTGTGTAGTGAGCAGCACACCCCCAACCTGCTGCCAGCTGCACCATGCCCAGGCCTCCTGCTGCCGCCCATCCTACTGTGGACAGTCCTGCTGCCGCCCagcctgctgctgccactgctgccccCCCAGCTGCTCTGAGCCCACCTGTTGA
- the LOC119812336 gene encoding keratin-associated protein 4-11-like, translating into MVNSCCGSVCSEEGCGQGCCRPSCCVSSCCRPSCCRPSCCVSSCCRPSCCRPSCCRPSCCVSSCCRPCCRPSCCRPSCCISSCCQPSCGGSSCCSPCCQPCCRPCCRPCCRPCCCLRPVCGQVCCQSTCYRPTCVISTCPRPMCCATPCCC; encoded by the coding sequence ATGGTCAACTCCTGTTGTGGCTCTGTCTGCTCTGAGGAAGGCTGTGGCCAAGGCTGCTGCCGCCCCAGCTGCTGTGTGTCCAGCTGCTGCAGACCCAGCTGCTGCAGACCCAGCTGCTGTGTGTCCAGCTGTTGCAGACCCAGCTGCTGCCGTCCCAGCTGCTGCCGCCCCAGCTGCTGTGTGTCCAGCTGCTGCCGCCCCTGCTGCCGCCCCAGCTGCTGCCGCCCCAGCTGCTGCAtctccagctgctgccagccctccTGTGGTGGTTCCAGCTGCTGCAGTccttgctgccagccctgctgccgCCCCTGCTGCCGCCCCTGCTGCCGCCCCTGCTGCTGCCTGCGTCCAGTCTGCGGTCAGGTCTGCTGCCAGAGCACTTGCTACCGTCCCACCTGTGTCATCTCCACCTGTCCCCGCCCCATGTGCTGTGCCACCCCTTGCTGCTGCTGA
- the LOC119813268 gene encoding keratin-associated protein 2-1, translating to MTGSCCGSFSSQSCGGCCQPCCCRDPCCCRPVSCQTTVCRPVTCVPHFTRPICEPCRRPICCDPCSLQQGCCRPITCCPTSCTAVVCRPCCWASTCCQPISVQAPCCRPPCCQPAPCRTTCRTSPCNTCC from the coding sequence ATGACCGGCTCCTGCTGTGGCTCCTTCTCCTCCCAGAGCTGTGGaggctgctgccagccctgctgctgccgCGACCCCTGCTGCTGCCGCCCAGTGTCCTGCCAGACCACAGTGTGCCGCCCTGTGACCTGCGTGCCCCACTTCACCAGGCCCATCTGTGAGCCCTGCCGCCGCCCCATCTGCTGTGACCCCTGCAGCCTGCAGCAGGGCTGCTGTCGCCCCATCACCTGCTGCCCCACCTCTTGCACAGCTGTGGTCTGCAGACCTTGCTGCTGGGCATCCACCTGCTGCCAGCCCATCTCTGTGCAGGCTCCCTGCTGCAGGCCCCCCTGCTGCCAGCCTGCCCCCTGCCGCACCACCTGCAGGACCTCCCCCTGCAACACCTGCTGCTGA
- the LOC119812335 gene encoding keratin-associated protein 4-6-like, producing MVSSCCGSVSSEEGCGQGCCQPSCCQTTCCRTTCCRPSCCISSCCQPSCGGSSCCQPCCSLCCSPCCQPCCRPCCSPCCQPCCSPCCQPCCRPCCQPCCQPCCQPCCRPCCRPCCCLRPVCGQVCCQSTCYRPTCVISTCPRPMCCATPCC from the coding sequence ATGGTCAGTTCCTGCTGTGGCTCTGTCTCCTCTGAGGAGGGCTGTGGCCAaggctgctgccagcccagctgctgccaaACCACCTGCTGCAGGACCACCTGCTGCAGACCCAGCTGCTGCATCTCCAGCTGCTGCCAACCCTCCTGTGGTGGTTCTAGCTGCTGCCAGCCATGCTGCAGTCTCTGCTGCAGCCCCTGCTGCCAGCCATGCTGCCGTCCCTGCTGCAGCCCCTGCTGCCAGCCATGCTGCAGTCCCTGCTGCCAGCCATGCTGCCgtccctgctgccagccctgctgccagccatgctgccagccctgctgccgCCCCTGCTGCCGCCCCTGCTGCTGCCTGCGTCCAGTCTGTGGTCAGGTCTGCTGCCAGAGCACTTGCTACCGCCCCACCTGTGTCATCTCCACCTGCCCCCGCCCCATGTGCTGTGCCACCCCTTGCTGCTAA